One Nostoc sp. UHCC 0302 DNA window includes the following coding sequences:
- the infC gene encoding translation initiation factor IF-3 — MPVIEKKRTRDLPQINERIRFPKIRVIDTDGAQLGIMPPQEALQLAEEKELDLVLLSDKADPPVCRIMDYGKYKFEQEKKAREARKKQHTADVKEVKMRYKIEEHDYNVRVKQAERFLKDGDKVKATVMFRGREIQHSDLAEDLLKRMAKDLEPFGEVQQVPKKEGRNMMMLISPKK, encoded by the coding sequence ATGCCAGTGATTGAGAAAAAAAGAACTCGCGATCTGCCACAAATTAACGAACGAATTCGCTTCCCAAAAATTCGGGTCATAGACACTGATGGCGCCCAACTCGGAATTATGCCACCACAGGAAGCACTACAACTAGCAGAGGAAAAAGAGCTGGATCTAGTGCTACTCAGTGACAAAGCTGACCCACCAGTTTGTCGAATTATGGACTATGGGAAATACAAGTTTGAGCAGGAGAAAAAGGCGCGGGAAGCCCGGAAAAAGCAGCACACGGCTGATGTCAAAGAAGTTAAGATGCGCTACAAGATAGAAGAACACGACTATAACGTGCGCGTCAAGCAAGCAGAGCGCTTTTTGAAAGATGGTGATAAAGTCAAAGCGACTGTGATGTTCCGGGGTCGAGAAATTCAACATAGTGATCTGGCAGAAGATTTACTCAAGCGAATGGCAAAGGATCTAGAACCGTTTGGAGAAGTTCAGCAAGTGCCGAAAAAAGAAGGGCGAAACATGATGATGCTGATATCGCCGAAAAAATAA